Within Thermococcus celer Vu 13 = JCM 8558, the genomic segment CACCGTTTACGCCGGGAGACTCGAGCTGAACCCCCTCGTCCGGAAGGTTCTCGACCTTTACGGGCTCGAACCCTGGGACGTCTCCTCAACGGGAACCCTGATAGCTGTAGCCCCTCCGAAAAAATCTGACCAACTGCTGGCCGAGTTTAGGGGGAATGGAATTAAAGCCTTTGAGCTCGGCGAGTTCACCGAGGAGAGGGAGAGGGTTTTGATCGAAAACGGTGGTGAGAGGGACTTCCCGACCTTCGAGGGCGACCCGTACGTAACTCTCTACGGCTCACCTGATCCTGAACCTTAGGATCGCCGCCAGACCACCGAGGGCCCTCAGCTTCTCCCCGCCCTCGTGCTCGGAACTAACCACCACGACCTCCCCCCTCGAGTGGCGAACGGTCTCCATGAGCTCCTCTATTCTCTCCCGGTTCTCGCCCTTGAGCAGTTCGTCCAGAACGAGCAGGGTCTCGACCGCGCCGTAGTTCACCGCCTCCTCGACCTCTTTGAGACCGTAGGCGGCGAGACCGTTGTTCCGCCCTATGTTCTCGAGCACCTTCTCGACGAGCTCCACCTCCCTGGCAACGCGGTTCTCGCGGTAGACCTTCTCGACCGTCCCGCGTTTGATGACCTCGTATATCCCCGTCCTTCCGGTCACGCTCGTGTCCTCTACAACAACCCTTCCCGCCAGCTGGGGGTAGTTCTCGCGCAGGAACTTGTGGAAGTCCTCCTTGACGAAGCCGGGACCCGCCACTATAGCCTTCTCAACGCCCTCCCTGTTCATTACCTCCTCCATGCTCTTCGCCACGTCGTGGAAGAACCTCTTCTCCTCGCCCTCGCGGTCCGTGCTGTACCTCTTTCCCCCGAGGTTGTAGTGTATCCCCTTGAGGATCTCGACGCCGTACTCCCGAATAACCGCCATGTCCGCCTCGCCGTCGTCGATGACTACTATCATGACCTTCGCGCGCTTAGAGGCCTCGACCGCCTCCCTCAGCCTCTCAAGGTGGTGCTCCCTCCAGCGGGGCTTCTGGATCGTCACGACCTTTCCCGTCTCTATCGCGATGGTGTGGTACTTGCCGAGGGGGACGTCCTCCCGGGAGGCGTACACTATCGGGCCTGTGACCCTGAGCTGGTTGGCGAAGCGGTGGAAGTTTATCTTCTCCGCCCTCACCCCGAGGAAGACCGGAATGACCTCCACCTTCTCGGCCCTGAGGGAGTCGGAGCGCTGGGCCTGCTTCCGGAGGGTCTTCGCGTAGACGGTGTCGCCGGGGTCTATGATGTGGTAAAGGTGCCAGAGGTCGTCGAGGGTCTCGGCCTTGACCTTTACCTTGCCCTCCTTGACGTCCCGATGGATTATCTGCATCCCCTCACCTCCGGAGAAGGTTGGTGTTCCGGTTTAAAAAGTTGCTAAGGATTGTTGGGAAAGAACAGGAGAAGCTCAGATGAGCTCCCTCTCCGTCCTGGTCAGCCTGACCGCGCCGCCCTCAGTGATCAATATTGTGTCCTCGATCCTGACCCCTCCGAATCCCGGGATGTATATTCCTGGCTCTACCGTTATCACCATCCCCGGCCTGAGCTCGGTGTCGTCGGTCTGGCTGACCCTCGGCCACTCGTGGATCTCCAGCCCGACGCCGTGCCCGGTCGAGTGGATGAAGTAATCCCCGTAGCCGTACTCCGCTATGACGTCTCTAACGACCGTATCGAGCTCCTTCGCGGTCATCCCGGGTCTCGCCACCTCAACCCCCTTCCTCTGGGCCTCGAGGACGGCGTAGTAGATGTCCTTCTGCTTCTCGTTGGGACTGCCGACGACGATGGTTCTGGTCATGTCGGAGTTGTAGTGCCTGTAGAGCGCCCCCTCGTCGATGACCACCAGGTCGCCCCTCTCTATCCGCCTGTCGCTCGCTACCCCGTGGGGAAGGGCCGAGCGCGGGCCGCTCGCCACTATGGTGTCGAAGGCCGGCTTTTCTGCACCGTTCATCTTCATGACGTACTCCATTCGGGCGGCGACTTCCCTCTCCCTTTTACCCTCGCTCGCCTCCTCGAGCGCCGCCATCATGGCCATGTCCGCTATCCCGCAGGCGGCCTTTATCGCCTCGATCTCCCCGGCTTCCTTGATTATCCTCAGGTCCCTTATCACCTCGTCGATGGGGACAAAATCCTTCGCCCCGGCCTTCTCTTTGAGTGTCTGAACGGTTGAAAAGCTGGTCTTTCCTTCGATGCCGAGTTTTCTGGGCCTGAACGAGGAAAGCCTCTCGTAAAGCTCCTTCCCGGTTTTGAACTTCTCGACCGGGACCTTTGAATTCGCCTTGGCCTCCTCGTACTCGAGCTCGGGAACGATGAAGAGCGCATCGTCCGGGGTGACGACAAGGTAACCGCCGAGGACGGGAGCGCTCCCCGTGAAGTAGAAGAGGTTTTCCCTCCGGGTTATCAGAGCGGCATCGAGTTCATGTTCATTTATAAACTCCTGGAGTCTTTTAATTCTCATCGGCAACCACCCGCTCTCTGTAACGGGTGAGGGAATAAAATCCTTTCGGGGGTCACACCTCGGAAGGAATATAAACCCCCGGAAGAAAACCTGCACGGGGATCGGAGTGACGGTTTACCTTTTCGATTTTGACGGCACCCTCGTGGACAGCACGGGAGCGGTCGAGAAGGCCCTGAGGATAGCGATAGAGAAGACGATCCCGGCGGTGATAGA encodes:
- the pepQ gene encoding Xaa-Pro dipeptidase PepQ, with translation MRIKRLQEFINEHELDAALITRRENLFYFTGSAPVLGGYLVVTPDDALFIVPELEYEEAKANSKVPVEKFKTGKELYERLSSFRPRKLGIEGKTSFSTVQTLKEKAGAKDFVPIDEVIRDLRIIKEAGEIEAIKAACGIADMAMMAALEEASEGKREREVAARMEYVMKMNGAEKPAFDTIVASGPRSALPHGVASDRRIERGDLVVIDEGALYRHYNSDMTRTIVVGSPNEKQKDIYYAVLEAQRKGVEVARPGMTAKELDTVVRDVIAEYGYGDYFIHSTGHGVGLEIHEWPRVSQTDDTELRPGMVITVEPGIYIPGFGGVRIEDTILITEGGAVRLTRTERELI
- a CDS encoding mRNA surveillance protein pelota, yielding MQIIHRDVKEGKVKVKAETLDDLWHLYHIIDPGDTVYAKTLRKQAQRSDSLRAEKVEVIPVFLGVRAEKINFHRFANQLRVTGPIVYASREDVPLGKYHTIAIETGKVVTIQKPRWREHHLERLREAVEASKRAKVMIVVIDDGEADMAVIREYGVEILKGIHYNLGGKRYSTDREGEEKRFFHDVAKSMEEVMNREGVEKAIVAGPGFVKEDFHKFLRENYPQLAGRVVVEDTSVTGRTGIYEVIKRGTVEKVYRENRVAREVELVEKVLENIGRNNGLAAYGLKEVEEAVNYGAVETLLVLDELLKGENRERIEELMETVRHSRGEVVVVSSEHEGGEKLRALGGLAAILRFRIR